The following coding sequences lie in one Scatophagus argus isolate fScaArg1 chromosome 9, fScaArg1.pri, whole genome shotgun sequence genomic window:
- the si:ch211-105c13.3 gene encoding protein S100-A6, which yields MEGAIKTIVTTFLSSTRGKENLDSKGFQKLVTNHLGGIMEDTNSSSAIREMQQGLDDNKDGKVSFQEYLTLIGYLANSYSERECSKNKSGANAEAP from the exons ATGGAGGGAGCCATTAAGACGATAGTGACGACATTTCTTAGTTCTACCAGAGGGAAGGAGAATCTGGACAGCAAAGGCTTCCAGAAGTTGGTAACTAACCATCTTGGCGGCATCATGGAG GATACAAACAGCTCCTCTGCCATTAGAGAGATGCAGCAGGGACTGGATGATAACAAGGATGGAAAGGTCAGCTTCCAGGAATACCTCACTCTGATTGGCTACTTGGCCAACTCCTACAGTGAGAGGGAATGTAGTAAGAACAAGAGCGGAGCCAATGCAGAGGCTCCATAA
- the LOC124065059 gene encoding protein S100-A11-like: protein MESAIDMLVSQFKTYAGSDGSSDTLSRDEFHRLVKAELPNFVKNAGDTTALDQLMSSLDKNNDGELNFLEFWQLIGHLASRHGGFHQ, encoded by the exons ATGGAGTCTGCCATTGACATGCTGGTGTCCCAGTTCAAGACATATGCTGGCAGTGACGGTTCCTCTGACACGCTGAGCAGAGATGAGTTCCACAGACTGGTCAAAGCAGAGCTCCCTAACTTTGTCAAG AATGCTGGTGACACCACTGCCCTTGACCAGCTCATGAGCTCATTGGATAAGAACAATGATGGAGAGCTCAACTTCCTGGAGTTCTGGCAGCTGATTGGACATCTTGCAAGCAGACACGGGGGGTTCCACCAATAG